A genome region from Nitrosopumilus oxyclinae includes the following:
- a CDS encoding HsdM family class I SAM-dependent methyltransferase: protein MSNEASAIVAKLWNFCNVLRDDGVSYGDYVQQLTNLLFLKMADEQTKPPFKKKSFIPKKYDWTTLNSKNGDDLEKHYRHVLENLSQEKGLLGVIFRKSQNKIQDPAKLERLIKLIDGDTKDKDRILWTGMDIDVKGEIYEGLLEKNAEDVKSGAGQYFTPRALISAMVDIIHPKPKETIGDPACGTGGFFLSAHKYLTENYNLDPDEKKFLKEKTFKGWDIVTEVVRLCAMSMFLHGIGDKESQITSADSLISDSGDRFDIIMTNPPFGKKSSTMIFSESGKAERETLSYERDDFWATTSNKQLNFLQHVKTILKVNGRCSIVVPDNVLFEGGAGETVRRKMLEQMNCHTLLRLPTGIFYAGGVKANVLFFDKKPARTDGKAWTEKMWIYDFRTNQHFTLKENTLSRDHLDDFVKCYNSKNILKRKETDKFHAYAYDEIIKRDKVSWDIFWLKDDSLEDIENLPAPEIIADEIKENLESALDSINELIDNLGKK, encoded by the coding sequence ATGTCAAATGAAGCATCAGCAATTGTAGCAAAACTATGGAATTTTTGTAACGTACTAAGAGATGATGGAGTTTCTTATGGTGATTATGTACAACAATTAACTAATTTACTATTTTTGAAAATGGCAGACGAACAAACAAAGCCACCCTTTAAGAAAAAATCATTTATTCCAAAAAAATATGATTGGACTACGTTAAACTCCAAAAACGGTGATGATTTAGAAAAACATTACCGACATGTTTTAGAAAATTTATCCCAAGAAAAGGGATTACTAGGCGTAATATTTCGAAAATCTCAGAACAAAATCCAAGACCCTGCAAAACTAGAACGACTAATCAAACTAATTGATGGCGATACTAAAGACAAAGATAGAATTCTTTGGACTGGAATGGACATTGATGTTAAAGGTGAAATATATGAAGGACTACTGGAGAAAAACGCAGAAGATGTAAAGTCCGGTGCAGGACAATACTTTACACCTAGAGCCCTAATTTCTGCAATGGTTGATATAATACACCCAAAACCAAAAGAGACAATTGGTGATCCTGCATGTGGAACTGGTGGATTTTTCTTATCTGCTCACAAGTATCTTACAGAAAATTACAATTTAGATCCTGATGAGAAAAAATTTCTTAAAGAAAAAACATTCAAGGGCTGGGATATTGTAACTGAAGTTGTAAGACTGTGTGCAATGAGTATGTTCTTGCATGGAATTGGAGATAAAGAAAGTCAAATTACATCAGCTGACTCGTTAATTTCTGATTCTGGTGATAGATTTGATATTATAATGACTAATCCCCCATTTGGAAAAAAATCAAGCACTATGATATTTTCTGAATCGGGCAAAGCAGAACGCGAAACATTATCTTATGAGCGAGATGACTTTTGGGCAACTACATCAAACAAGCAATTAAATTTCTTACAACATGTAAAGACAATTCTCAAAGTAAATGGTAGGTGTAGTATAGTAGTTCCTGATAATGTTCTCTTTGAGGGAGGGGCAGGTGAAACTGTGAGAAGAAAAATGTTAGAACAAATGAACTGTCATACATTACTCAGATTACCTACTGGAATATTTTATGCGGGTGGTGTTAAAGCTAATGTATTATTCTTTGATAAAAAACCAGCAAGAACAGACGGTAAAGCATGGACTGAAAAAATGTGGATTTATGATTTTAGAACAAATCAACACTTTACACTAAAAGAAAATACATTGAGTAGGGACCATCTTGATGACTTTGTAAAATGCTATAATTCTAAAAATATCTTAAAAAGAAAGGAAACTGACAAATTTCATGCCTATGCTTATGATGAAATCATCAAAAGAGACAAGGTATCCTGGGATATTTTCTGGCTAAAAGATGATTCACTAGAAGACATTGAGAATTTACCTGCACCTGAAATAATTGCTGATGAAATTAAAGAGAATTTAGAATCTGCACTTGATTCAATAAATGAATTAATTGATAATCTTGGAAAAAAATAA
- a CDS encoding restriction endonuclease subunit S, with amino-acid sequence MEKNKLPEGWTSFRYDEYLTLHYGKGLTKRTRNSHGKIPVYGSSGMIGYHDEPLVSNSSLIIGRKGNVGEIYYEENPSWAIDTAYFLSEYPMYDLKFLYFLLKHMKLNRLNTSTAVPSLRRDDVYKSQMLLPPLNEQKRIVKKIEELYLKTESILKLLYDIKSQLMFNRKSLLNSAFNGLLTKKWRERNSKTESISILLKQINPTWEKLTKKILENSKKIPNTWEYVKIDDIAELVGGGTPSRKNLEYFGGKITWLTPTEIPRDKITFVNSSKETITELGLKKSSAKIIPKNSVLLTSRATIGNIAISTADVTTNQGFASFVCSKIIDNRYLAYWLFANRKLLQDTAKGTTFKEISKSKIKELFLPLAPLIEQKLITEIVDEEISLIEKNENTIEQSIKLISAFKSSILKQAFEGKLVSQDPGDESVEILLEKIKS; translated from the coding sequence TTGGAAAAAAATAAACTTCCTGAGGGATGGACTAGTTTCCGATACGATGAATACCTGACATTACATTATGGCAAAGGATTAACCAAAAGAACTAGAAATAGTCATGGAAAAATTCCAGTTTATGGTTCTAGTGGGATGATTGGATACCATGATGAACCTTTAGTTTCTAACTCTTCTTTGATAATAGGACGTAAGGGTAATGTTGGTGAAATCTACTATGAAGAAAATCCTTCTTGGGCAATTGATACTGCATATTTTCTAAGTGAATATCCTATGTATGATCTAAAGTTTCTTTATTTTTTATTAAAACATATGAAATTAAATCGCCTAAACACTTCTACTGCCGTTCCTTCTCTTAGACGTGATGATGTGTATAAGTCTCAAATGCTTTTACCTCCATTAAATGAACAAAAAAGAATTGTAAAAAAAATTGAAGAACTTTATTTAAAAACTGAATCTATACTCAAACTTCTTTATGATATAAAATCACAATTAATGTTTAATCGTAAATCTTTATTAAATTCTGCATTTAATGGATTATTAACTAAAAAATGGAGAGAAAGAAATTCAAAAACTGAATCTATCTCTATTTTATTAAAACAGATTAATCCTACATGGGAAAAATTGACAAAAAAGATTCTAGAAAATTCTAAAAAAATTCCAAATACTTGGGAATATGTAAAAATTGATGATATTGCAGAACTTGTCGGTGGTGGTACCCCATCAAGAAAAAATCTTGAATATTTTGGTGGGAAAATAACTTGGTTAACTCCCACTGAAATCCCACGAGATAAAATCACATTTGTAAATTCCTCAAAAGAAACAATTACTGAACTAGGTTTGAAAAAAAGTTCTGCCAAAATCATTCCTAAAAATTCTGTATTATTGACATCTCGTGCTACAATAGGTAATATTGCAATATCTACTGCAGATGTGACTACAAATCAGGGATTTGCATCATTTGTTTGTTCTAAAATAATTGATAATAGATACCTTGCATATTGGTTATTTGCAAATCGTAAACTGCTTCAAGATACTGCAAAAGGAACAACATTCAAAGAAATTTCAAAATCAAAGATTAAAGAATTGTTTCTTCCTCTTGCTCCCTTAATTGAACAAAAATTAATTACTGAAATTGTTGATGAAGAAATTTCATTAATTGAAAAAAATGAAAATACAATTGAACAATCTATTAAATTAATTTCTGCGTTTAAAAGTTCTATTTTAAAACAGGCCTTTGAGGGAAAACTAGTCTCACAAGATCCTGGTGATGAATCTGTAGAAATTTTACTAGAAAAAATTAAATCCTGA
- a CDS encoding MqnA/MqnD/SBP family protein → MEISVGHTPDSDDAFMFYGMFTGKVPSPDFKVNHVIEDIEKLNRKATDPELDVTAVSVHACAFIPGYTILRSGGSFGINYGPIVTAKKQMTIDEIKKCKIAIPGKMTSAFLLLQLMIGKFDYVEMNFSDIPEAVKSGKVDVGLVIHETQLSYEQEGNVKILDVGEWWDKTTNGLPVPLGINVMRTDLGMETIVKFDRYLQASIEFGIEHFDDAIKYAMQYARGKEQSLIEKFVKMYVNKVTVNMGDSGEESIRRLFEMAKEKGLVPDFEISIASK, encoded by the coding sequence ATGGAAATTTCTGTAGGTCATACTCCTGATTCAGATGACGCATTCATGTTTTATGGGATGTTCACAGGTAAAGTTCCATCTCCAGATTTTAAGGTAAATCATGTTATTGAAGATATTGAGAAATTAAATCGTAAAGCAACAGATCCGGAACTAGATGTAACTGCAGTTTCAGTTCATGCATGTGCGTTTATCCCAGGATATACAATATTGAGAAGCGGTGGAAGTTTTGGGATAAACTACGGCCCAATTGTTACGGCTAAAAAACAAATGACAATTGATGAAATTAAAAAATGTAAAATCGCCATCCCTGGAAAAATGACATCTGCATTTTTGTTACTACAATTAATGATTGGAAAGTTCGATTATGTTGAAATGAACTTCAGCGATATTCCAGAAGCTGTAAAGTCAGGCAAAGTTGATGTCGGATTGGTAATTCATGAGACTCAACTATCATATGAACAAGAAGGAAATGTCAAAATTTTAGATGTTGGCGAATGGTGGGATAAAACTACAAACGGCCTACCAGTGCCTCTAGGAATCAATGTTATGAGAACAGACCTAGGCATGGAGACAATAGTAAAGTTTGACAGATATCTTCAGGCATCCATAGAATTCGGAATAGAGCATTTTGATGATGCAATAAAATATGCAATGCAGTATGCTAGAGGTAAAGAACAAAGTCTAATTGAAAAATTTGTAAAAATGTATGTAAACAAAGTAACTGTAAACATGGGGGATTCAGGGGAGGAATCCATCAGAAGATTATTTGAAATGGCAAAAGAGAAAGGACTTGTTCCAGACTTTGAAATTAGTATTGCCAGTAAGTAG